A window of Deltaproteobacteria bacterium contains these coding sequences:
- a CDS encoding Ig-like domain-containing protein, whose protein sequence is MKCAAGPYAWTCLLFGILWAASICGCSCGDDDDDSGGGDDDASDDDDDDDAADDDAVDDDSDDDATGGPTVVDISPPDGAKDQRLLTVVTVTFSEAMDAASVEDLFDTGSVAGSFSWDASGEILTFTPDEALDEETTYNFALGAGALAQDGDAMAADETFAFTTVDLWTRTWNSDAGDIDRGLGLAVDAANGALVAGITMSDTESQNMLYQLWNASGNNVWSYGHDGGYEGYDAGWAIAPTDDGGFVVAGDITDSSGDNFASLRRYDALEDFVWEISFDGGNGGDNAAKDVTVDADGYIYATGFIDVEFESSNIWVGKYDSDGDEEWFETVNGSADSYDNGLSIAVDGDGNVYAAGLITETGEEANAWVRKYDPDGTKVWTHIYNNDDQNLEDEAHGIAVDAENNVYVTGMTMNGVSNADIWTRKLDVDGDEQWTVTEAGSADSADRGKAIAVGLDGALYGVGWLVTTAGGYDILVRRYDAQTGDEIWTDLEDIDSEELAYDVALDSAGNIYVVGEVDASGEGTNVWLRKYDPDGYWAE, encoded by the coding sequence ATGAAATGCGCGGCGGGGCCGTATGCGTGGACGTGTCTTCTTTTCGGAATTCTTTGGGCCGCTTCGATCTGCGGGTGCTCGTGCGGCGATGACGACGACGATTCGGGCGGAGGCGACGACGATGCGTCGGACGACGACGACGATGACGACGCCGCCGACGACGACGCCGTGGACGACGACAGCGACGACGATGCCACCGGAGGACCCACGGTCGTCGACATTTCGCCGCCCGACGGCGCGAAGGACCAGCGCCTCCTGACGGTCGTCACGGTCACGTTCAGCGAGGCCATGGACGCGGCGTCGGTCGAGGACCTGTTCGACACGGGCAGCGTGGCGGGCTCGTTCTCGTGGGACGCGTCCGGCGAAATCCTGACCTTCACCCCGGATGAGGCGCTGGACGAGGAAACCACATACAACTTCGCGCTGGGCGCCGGGGCGCTCGCGCAGGACGGCGACGCGATGGCGGCGGACGAAACCTTCGCCTTCACCACGGTCGATCTTTGGACGCGCACCTGGAACAGCGATGCCGGCGACATCGATCGCGGTCTGGGCTTGGCGGTTGATGCGGCCAACGGCGCCCTCGTCGCCGGGATTACGATGAGCGACACCGAGTCCCAGAACATGTTGTACCAGCTCTGGAATGCGTCGGGGAACAACGTCTGGTCGTACGGCCATGACGGCGGCTACGAGGGCTATGACGCAGGGTGGGCGATCGCGCCGACGGATGACGGCGGTTTTGTCGTTGCGGGGGATATCACGGATTCGTCGGGCGATAATTTCGCGTCGCTCAGGCGATACGACGCGCTCGAGGACTTCGTCTGGGAAATCTCCTTCGACGGCGGGAACGGCGGCGACAATGCCGCAAAGGACGTAACGGTCGACGCCGACGGCTACATCTACGCAACCGGATTCATCGACGTTGAATTCGAGAGCAGCAATATCTGGGTCGGGAAATACGATTCCGATGGGGACGAGGAGTGGTTCGAGACCGTCAACGGGTCCGCGGACTCGTACGACAATGGCCTGAGCATCGCGGTGGATGGGGACGGCAACGTCTACGCCGCCGGGCTGATCACCGAGACCGGCGAGGAAGCCAACGCCTGGGTTCGCAAGTACGACCCGGACGGGACCAAAGTCTGGACCCACATCTACAACAACGATGATCAAAATCTGGAGGATGAGGCGCACGGCATCGCGGTGGACGCGGAAAACAACGTCTACGTGACCGGAATGACCATGAACGGCGTCTCGAACGCGGACATCTGGACGCGGAAACTCGATGTGGATGGTGACGAACAATGGACGGTCACCGAAGCCGGTTCGGCGGACTCGGCGGATCGTGGAAAAGCCATCGCCGTTGGACTGGACGGCGCTCTGTACGGCGTGGGCTGGCTGGTCACCACCGCCGGCGGTTATGACATTTTGGTCAGGCGCTATGACGCCCAGACCGGCGACGAGATTTGGACGGATCTCGAGGACATCGACAGCGAGGAACTCGCCTACGACGTGGCTCTGGACAGTGCCGGGAATATTTACGTGGTCGGCGAGGTTGACGCGAGCGGAGAAGGAACGAACGTTTGGCTGCGGAAATACGATCCGGATGGATACTGGGCCGAGTGA
- a CDS encoding aldo/keto reductase, whose amino-acid sequence MRFKLLGNSGLRVSEMALGAMTFGTEWGFGSDKDECRRIWDTYVEAGGNFIDTANHYTAGTSETWVGEFAREDRHRYVISTKYTLATPAGDPNASGNHRKSVVRAVEASLRRLGTDFIDLYWVHAWDYITPAEEILRALDDLVRAGKVLYVGVSDAPAWAIARSNAIAELRGWSAFCGMQLQYSLIERGIEREHLPLARATDMAVTVWGAIGGGVLSGKYLDGPVAGRYASRVDHPRIKDESNRAIARAAVDAAKEIGCTPTQLALAWVRRRDPRIVPIVGVRNAEQTAEAIDALDVMIPDDVDARLCEASAIGSGFPYDFLETNEVRGIVYGGVLDRLDVHRPVGWSRD is encoded by the coding sequence ATGCGGTTCAAGTTGCTGGGAAATTCCGGTCTGCGCGTGTCCGAGATGGCGCTCGGGGCCATGACCTTCGGCACGGAGTGGGGATTCGGCTCGGACAAGGACGAGTGCCGGCGGATTTGGGACACGTACGTCGAGGCCGGTGGCAACTTCATCGACACGGCGAACCACTACACGGCGGGGACGAGCGAGACGTGGGTGGGGGAATTCGCCCGCGAGGATCGCCACCGCTACGTGATCTCCACCAAATACACGCTCGCGACGCCGGCCGGCGACCCCAACGCCTCGGGCAACCATCGCAAGAGCGTGGTGCGCGCGGTCGAAGCCAGCCTGCGCCGGTTGGGCACGGACTTCATCGATTTGTACTGGGTCCACGCGTGGGACTACATCACGCCGGCGGAAGAGATCCTGCGCGCCCTCGACGATCTGGTGCGCGCGGGCAAGGTGCTCTACGTCGGCGTGTCCGACGCACCCGCCTGGGCGATCGCGCGGTCGAACGCCATCGCCGAACTGCGGGGATGGAGCGCATTTTGCGGCATGCAGCTGCAATACAGCCTGATCGAGCGCGGCATCGAGCGCGAGCACCTGCCGCTGGCCCGTGCGACCGACATGGCCGTCACCGTGTGGGGCGCGATCGGCGGAGGCGTGCTCTCGGGCAAATATCTGGACGGCCCGGTCGCGGGTCGATACGCATCGCGCGTCGATCATCCGCGCATCAAGGACGAGAGCAATCGCGCCATTGCCCGCGCCGCGGTGGACGCCGCGAAAGAGATCGGCTGCACGCCGACGCAGCTTGCGCTCGCGTGGGTGCGACGCCGCGACCCGCGCATCGTCCCGATCGTCGGGGTGCGTAACGCCGAGCAGACCGCCGAGGCGATCGACGCTTTGGATGTGATGATTCCCGACGACGTCGACGCGCGCCTATGCGAAGCGTCGGCGATTGGGTCGGGCTTTCCCTACGATTTTCTGGAAACGAACGAAGTGCGGGGCATCGTGTACGGGGGCGTACTCGATCGTCTGGATGTTCACCGCCCCGTTGGATGGAGCCGAGATTGA
- a CDS encoding nuclear transport factor 2 family protein, with protein MEPRLTIEEAKKFCDEWLPAWSGNRPEALLAFYADDAVYRDPSRPRGLRGWSALEPYFRKLLEANPAWVWRSVKIMPTTGGFTLKWEARIPTPAGEVVEQGLDIVEIANGRITRNEVYFDRSALLAALAK; from the coding sequence ATGGAGCCGAGATTGACCATCGAAGAAGCGAAAAAATTCTGTGACGAATGGCTGCCGGCGTGGTCCGGAAACCGGCCCGAGGCCCTGCTCGCGTTTTATGCGGATGACGCGGTGTATCGCGATCCCTCCCGGCCGCGCGGCCTGCGGGGCTGGTCCGCACTCGAACCTTATTTTCGCAAGCTGCTCGAGGCGAACCCCGCCTGGGTCTGGCGATCCGTGAAGATCATGCCGACCACCGGAGGGTTCACGCTCAAGTGGGAGGCGCGCATTCCCACTCCGGCCGGCGAGGTGGTCGAGCAGGGACTCGACATCGTCGAGATCGCCAACGGACGCATCACGCGCAACGAGGTCTATTTCGATCGCTCGGCGCTGCTGGCCGCGCTGGCGAAGTGA
- a CDS encoding type II toxin-antitoxin system PemK/MazF family toxin produces the protein MNAGDIVLVPFPTAEAKEGKHRPVLILACVPSPFHDYVACMISSRIHQAIDKFDLVVRPEDAGFAETGLKVASLVRLGRLATLNESIFAGVLGRVSDTVLASAHRHLRELFSFN, from the coding sequence ATGAATGCGGGGGATATCGTTCTGGTGCCCTTTCCGACGGCGGAAGCCAAAGAGGGGAAACATCGCCCGGTCCTGATTCTCGCGTGCGTCCCAAGCCCGTTTCACGACTACGTCGCCTGTATGATCTCTTCGCGAATCCATCAGGCGATCGACAAATTCGACCTCGTTGTTCGACCCGAGGACGCTGGATTTGCCGAAACGGGATTAAAGGTCGCCTCGTTGGTCCGCCTGGGTCGCCTCGCAACGCTTAACGAATCGATCTTCGCCGGCGTGTTGGGGCGCGTCTCAGACACGGTCTTGGCCTCCGCTCATCGTCATCTTCGAGAGTTATTCTCGTTCAATTAA